In the genome of Mytilus edulis chromosome 3, xbMytEdul2.2, whole genome shotgun sequence, one region contains:
- the LOC139514280 gene encoding T-complex protein 1 subunit delta-like, translating to MKGKAGPSSNSSRSLYKDKEKPTQIRYSNITAAKAVADAIRTSLGPRGMDKMIQSSNGDVTITNDGATILKQMQVLHPAAKMLVELSKAQDVEAGDGTTSVCVIAGSLLDACHNLLAKGIHPTSISEAFQKASDKAIKILQGIATPVKLSDRESLLKSASTSLNSKVVSQYSSLLSPIAVDAVMKVIDPATATNVDLRDIKMVKKLGGTVDDTELIDGLVFSQKTTGAGGPNRVEKAKIGLIQFCISPPKTDMDNSVIVSDYTQMDRVLREERQYILDIVKKVKKAGCNVLLIQKSILRDAVSDLALHFLAKMKILVVKDIEREDIEFVCKSVGCKPIASIDHFLPENMGSAELVEEVQTGSSKIVKITGMAIPGKCVTVLMRGSNKLVLEEADRSLHDALCVIRCLVKERSIIAGGGAPEIELSLQLMEYANTLLGTEQYCFRAFAEALEIIPFTLAENAGLNPIATVTELRNRHAEGEKTAGINVRKGAITNILEENVLQPLLVSTSAIHLASETVRSIMKIDDIVMCIR from the exons ctgTAGCTGATGCTATCAGGACAAGTCTTGGTCCAAGGGGAATGGACAAAATG ATACAATCTTCCAATGGAGATGTAACTATCACTAATGATGGAGCAACAATCCTGAAACAGATGCAAGTTCTTCATCCTGCTGCAAAAatg TTGGTAGAATTATCAAAGGCACAAGATGTAGAGGCTGGTGATGGCACCACATCAGTGTGTGTTATTGCTGGTAGTCTGTTAGATGCTTGTCACAATCTCTTGGCCAAAG GAATCCACCCTACAAGTATATCTGAGGCATTCCAGAAAGCTTCAGACAAAGCTATCAAGATACTTCAGGGCATTGCTACACCAGTTAAATTGTCAGATAGAGAATCTTTATTGAAAAGTGCATCCACGTCATTAAATTCTAAA GTGGTTTCTCAGTATTCAAGTTTGTTGTCACCAATAGCAGTTGATGCTGTGATGAAAGTAATAGATCCAGCAACAGCTACCAATGTTGATCTTCGAGATATTAAAATGGTGAAAAAGTTGGG AGGAACAGTAGATGATACAGAGTTGATTGATGGATTAGTATTCTCACAGAAAACAACTGGTGCTGGTGGACCAAATAGAGTGGAAAAGGCAAAGATTGGTCTAATTCAGTTCTGTATATCACCACCTAAAACTGAT ATGGACAACAGTGTTATTGTATCAGATTATACACAGATGGATAGAGTTTTACGAGAGGAAAGACAGTATATCTTGGATAttgttaaaaaagtaaaaaaggcagGCTGCAATGTTCTGCTTATACAGAAATCTATTTTAAG AGATGCTGTTAGTGATTTAGCTCTACATTTCTTAGCAAAGATGAAAATTTTAGTTGTTAAAGATATAGAAAGAGAAGATATTGAATTTGTTTGTAAG TCAGTAGGATGTAAACCAATTGCAAGTATAGACCATTTCTTACCAGAGAACATGGGTAGTGCTGAATTAGTGGAAGAAGTACAGACAGGATCAAGTAAAATTGTCAAG ATTACTGGAATGGCTATTCCCGGGAAATGTGTCACAGTACTTATGAGAGGATCTAACAAACTTGTGCTAGAAGAAGCTGATAGATCACTCCACGATGCCCTGTGTGTCATCAGATGTCTTGTCAAAGAAAG GTCCATTATTGCTGGAGGTGGAGCACCTGAAATAGAACTATCTCTACAATTGATGGAATATGCCAATACCCTGTTAGGAACAGAACAGTATTGTTTTAGAGCATTTGCTGAAGCATTAGAAATCATCCCATTTACATTGGCTGAAAACGCCGGATTAAATCCCATTGCTACAGTTACAGAACTCAGAAATAGACATGCTGAAGGAGAGAAAACAGCTGGTATTAATGTCAGAAAG GGTGCAATTACCAATATCTTAGAAGAGAATGTCCTACAGCCACTTCTTGTATCAACTAGTGCCATTCATTTAGCATCTGAGACTGTAAGAAGTATCATGAAAATTGATGATATT GTGATGTGTATTAGATAA
- the LOC139514290 gene encoding acylphosphatase-2-like, whose protein sequence is MATGGKAESKTSVDFEVFGKVQGVFFRKNTQKTALSHGIVGWVKNTSQGTVQGQCQGTESKMKIMKEWLSKVGSKKSRIDNCDFKNERNIQSFEYRSFKITH, encoded by the exons ATGGCCACCGGTGGAAAAGCAGAAAGTAAAACTTCTGTTGACTTTGAGGTTTTTGGAAAAGTTCAAg GTGTTTTTTTCAGAAAG AATACTCAGAAGACAGCACTGTCACATGGGATAGTTGGATGGGTAAAAAACACATCACAAGGAACTGTGCAGGGTCAATGCCAGGGGACtgaaagtaaaatgaaaattat GAAGGAATGGCTCTCAAAAGTAGGAAGCAAAAAATCAAGAATTGATAATTGTGactttaaaaatgaaagaaatatacAATCGTTTGAATATAGGTCATTTAAAATTACTCATTAG
- the LOC139515275 gene encoding uncharacterized protein has product MELVARPTTSDGFGWRCTNQRCQKRHTYRTIRTGSFFEKSKVTLNKWLYAIYLWSQESKVNTVVKQVDIGEKTVIQMYQYLRDVCSTKLLNTPIELGGPGVVVQIDESLFNHKSKYNRGRRPKKELWVFGLADTSFKPAITYMELVEKRDAATLLPIIEKAVKPGTIIYSDQWKAYCNIQRDLKLQHATVNHSVNFVDPETGVHTQAIESYWAKAKYKFKVMKGVSLDLLPNYLDERMWRDRWGSSKDNIFTNILAHISEQYPV; this is encoded by the coding sequence ATGGAGCTAGTTGCTAGACCAACAACATCAGATGGTTTTGGATGGAGATGCACCAACCAAAGATGTCAAAAACGCCACACATACCGCACCATCCGTACAGGGTCCTTCTTTGAGAAATCCAAGGTCACTCTTAATAAATGGTTGTATGCTATATACTTATGGAGTCAAGAAAGCAAAGTAAATACAGTAGTAAAGCAAGTTGATATAGGTGAAAAAACTGTGATACAAATGTATCAGTACCTACGTGATGTCTGCTCCACAAAGCTTCTCAACACACCTATTGAACTTGGTGGACCTGGAGTGGTGGTCCAAATTGATGAGAGCCTATTCAACCACAAGTCCAAATACAACAGAGGTAGACGACCTAAGAAAGAATTATGGGTATTTGGCCTGGCTGACACATCATTCAAACCTGCCATTACTTACATGGAATTAGTAGAGAAGAGAGACGCAGCTACGTTATTACCCATTATTGAAAAGGCAGTGAAACCTGGTACCATTATATACTCAGACCAGTGGAAGGCTTACTGCAATATACAAAGAGATCTGAAACTACAACATGCAACAGTCAACCATTCAGTGAATTTTGTTGACCCTGAAACAGGGGTGCACACACAAGCCATTGAATCGTACTGGGCTAAGGCCAAATATAAGTTCAAAGTAATGAAAGGTGTATCATTAGACCTTCTTCCAAACTATCTTGATGAAAGAATGTGGAGAGATCGTTGGGGCTCAAGTAAAGATAACATATTCACCAACATATTAGCCCATATTTCTGAACAGTATCCAGTGTAA